One genomic region from Argentina anserina chromosome 2, drPotAnse1.1, whole genome shotgun sequence encodes:
- the LOC126783187 gene encoding probable sphingolipid transporter spinster homolog 2 codes for MIVSSIEQPSWFSPKKLLVIFCVINLINYVDRGAIASNGVNGTLGTCTEGGTCTSGSGIQGDFDLSNFEDGCLSSAFMVGLLVASPIFASLAKSVNPFRLIGVGLSVWTFAVVGCGISFNFWSITIFRMLVGVGEASFISLAAPFIDDNAPAAQKTVWLSIFYMCIPSGYALGYVYGGLVGTYSNWRFAFWGEAILMLPFAILGFVMKPLQLKGFTPAESKNVMTGLETGGSEVEGSCVSNGKDGFSVEGDAKYSTIYEQNEMNFATKIKDQISRFTKDMKMLLVEKVYVVNVLGYVAYNFVIGAYSYWGPKAGYNIYNMTDADLIFGGVTIVCGILGTVAGGLLLDFMTSSISNAFKLLSAATFFGAIFCFSAFCFSNMYAFLAFFSVGELLVFATQGPVNYICLHCVKPSMRPLAMAMSTVSIHLLGDVPSSPLVGVLQDYINNWRATALILTSVFIPAAGIWFIGIFLPSVDRFDEESENQISTTERSSATPLLGGTKTESTVSAAEV; via the exons ATGATCGTTTCTTCAATCGAACAACCTTCCTGGTTTTCCCCCAAAAA GTTACTTGTGATATTCTGTGTGATTAACTTGATAAATTATGTGGACCGAGGAGCAATTGCAAGCAATGGTGTGAATGGGACTCTTGGAACTTGTACTGAAGGTGGAACATGCACATCCGGCAGTGGCATACA GGGTGATTTTGACTTGAGCAATTTTGAAGATGGATGCCTCTCATCTGCTTTTATGGTTGGACTTCTGGTGGCTTCTCCAATTTTTGCTTCACTAGCAAAAAG TGTAAATCCATTTAGGCTCATTGGAGTTGGGTTGTCAGTTTGGACTTTTGCAGTAGTTGGCTGTGGTATTTCATTCAACTTCTGGTCCATAACTATCTTCCGGAT GCTAGTTGGTGTTGGCGAGGCTTCATTTATTAGTCTTGCAGCTCCATTCATTGATGATAATGCGCCCGCTGCTCAG AAAACGGTGTGGCTTTCAATATTCTACATGTGCATACCATCTGGATATGCACTTGGTTATGTATATGGTGGGTTG GTGGGAACTTATTCCAATTGGCGTTTTGCCTTCTGGGGGGAGGCAATCCTGATGCTTCCGTTTGCTATTCTAGGATTTGTAATGAAGCCTTTGCAGCTTAAAG GTTTTACGCCTGCTGAATCAAAAAATGTGATGACAGGGCTGGAGACGGGTGGCTCAGAAGTTGaag GTtcttgtgtttcgaatggtaAAGATGGATTTTCAGTGGAGGGAGATGCCAAATATTCTACCATATATGAACAGAATGA GATGAACTTTGCAACGAAGATAAAGGATCAAATTTCAAGGTTTACCAAAGATATGAAGATGCTTTTGGTTGAGAAGGTTTATGTTGTTAATGTTCTAG GTTACGTCGCGTACAACTTTGTGATTGGTGCATACTCATATTGGGGGCCTAAGGCTGGTTATAATATATACAATATG ACTGATGCAGATTTGATATTTGGAGGTGTTACAATTGTTTGCGGAATATTGGGTACAGTAGCAGGAGGCTTACTTTTGGATTTCATGACCAGCAGTATCTCTAATGCTTTCAAG CTTCTGTCAGCAGCTACGTTTTTTGGGGCAATATTTTGCTTCAGTGCGTTTTGCTTCTCAAACATGTATGCTTTCCTAGCTTTTTTCTCAGTTGGGGAGCTGCTTGTCTTTGCAACTCAG GGTCCTGTAAATTACATTTGTCTGCACTGCGTTAAACCTAGTATGAGACCACTAGCTATGGCTATGTCTACTGTTTCTATTCATCTACTTGGGGATGTGCCTTCCTCCCCTCTTGTTGGAGTTCTCCAG GATTACATTAACAATTGGAGGGCGACTGCTCTTATTCTAACATCTGTATTTATTCCAGCGGCTGGTATATGGTTTATAG GAATTTTTCTGCCTAGTGTGgatagatttgatgaagaaagtGAGAATCAGATCTCAACAACTGAAAGGTCAAGCGCGACTCCTCTGCTTGGAGGGACGAAGACAGAATCGACTGTATCTGCTGCTGAAGTTTAA
- the LOC126783926 gene encoding uncharacterized protein LOC126783926, protein MFPNLKFPKRFSFTASIDWLCRHYFVNAGLRSVITDLGDVNNVTNMHCWVPKIHKASKPNLLLIHGFGANAMWQYGEHIRHFTARFNVYVPDLVFFGDSYTCSQERTELFQAACVVKLMHAHGVRKTNIVGISYGGFVGYSMAVQCPEMVEKLVLCCAGICLEEKDLENGLFNVSNVEEASSILLPQTPEKLKELMRYSFAKPAKAIPSFFLTDFINVMCKNYVEEKRELIKAILTNRQLSSLPKIAQPTLILWGEEDQIFPLELGYRLKRHIGNHGQLVIIKKAGHAVNLEQPKEFIKHLKSFLCDLYWSSPPSPS, encoded by the exons ATGTTTCCTAATCTCAAATTTCCCAAACGCTTCAGTTTTACAGCTTCAATAGATTGGTTATGCCGCCATTATTTTGTCAATGCAGGTCTTCGATCTGTTATAACTGATTTAGGTGATGTTAATAATGTCACAAACATGCATTGTTGGGTACCTAAGATTCACAAAGCTTCTAAACCCAACCTCTTATTGATTCACGGGTTCGGAGCTAATGCAATGTGGCAGTATGGTGAGCATATCCGCCATTTCACCGCTCGTTTTAATGTGTATGTGCCCGATCTTGTTTTCTTTGGTGACTCTTATACATGCAGCCAAGAACGAACAGAGTTGTTCCAAGCTGCATGTGTAGTGAAGTTGATGCATGCCCATGGGGttagaaaaacaaacattgttgGGATAAGCTATGGCGGGTTTGTGGGGTATAGTATGGCGGTGCAATGTCCAGAGATGGTAGAAAAGTTGGTGTTATGTTGTGCTGGAATTTGCTTGGAGGAGAAAGATTTGGAAAATGGATTGTTTAATGTTTCTAATGTAGAGGAGGCTTCAAGCATATTGTTACCACAAACACCTGAAAAACTGAAGGAGCTTATGCGATATTCATTCGCTAAGCCTGCTAAGGCAATCCCTTCCTTTTTCCTCACCGATTTCATTAAC GTAATGTGTAAGAATTATgtagaagagaagagagagttGATCAAGGCAATATTGACGAACCGACAACTATCTAGTCTACCCAAGATTGCACAG CCCACATTAATATTATGGGGAGAGGAAGATCAAATATTTCCCTTGGAACTAGGGTACAGATTAAAAag GCATATAGGGAATCACGGTCAACTAGTGATTATTAAGAAGGCTGGTCATGCTGTGAACTTGGAACAACCCAAGGAGTTTATAAAGCATTTGAAATCATTTCTTTGTGACTTATATTGGTCTTCTCCACCATCGCCATCGTAG